The following proteins come from a genomic window of Micromonas commoda chromosome 2, complete sequence:
- a CDS encoding yabby-like protein (YABBY proteins are a group of plant-specific transcription involved in the specification of abaxial polarity in lateral organs(!). HMG-box like superfamily) yields MGPNLQAASGSNMSDAAAAEARWARCDAPTDVDAVARGDVDRARDDGSKTVHVDCQRCRSRLEVRVPAALLAEGSATVRCGACGVHLKIAVPPALAPVHPPRPAFSAMTKPAERLPAASAPRPTQQRPATGASLQLSAGALASFLDPAVCVAMGANPTDPQLRKAAEEFWRSCDGDANAVDPNATYDTDLAPARPAKRAKKTRKPRDPSPYNVFIREEIPRLKAENPAMTHKDAFKAAARNWAGSSLNMRSAAYVPDPVLAAAAAAAHANVLDAHANVTDAATRAAILQKLKPHLLRGRVEDARAEAAAARRWEMDLTTTNGVDGPTGAKGVVDRYAGDAFASVHEGRDEPTHRGPVRPKTSWSSYRSTHEAFEPID; encoded by the coding sequence atggGCCCGAACCTCCAGGCCGCCTCCGGGTCAAACatgagcgacgccgcggccgccgaggcgcggtgggcgcgatgcgacgcgccgaccgacgtcgacgccgtcgcgcgcggtgacgtcgaccgcgcgcgcgacgacggctcgaaGACGGTGCACGTCGACTGCCAGCGCTGCCGGTCGCGTCTCGAGGTGAGGgtgcccgccgccctcctcgccgagggcaGCGCCACCGTCCGctgcggcgcgtgcggggtCCACCTGAAGATcgccgtcccgcccgcgctcgcgcccgtccacccgccgcgacccgccttctccgcgatgaccaagcccgccgagcgcctccccgccgcgagcgctccACGCCCCACCCAGCAGCGacccgccaccggcgccagCCTCCAGCTCTCCGCtggggcgctcgcgtccttcCTCGACCCGGCCGTGTgcgtcgcgatgggcgccaACCCAACGGACCCGCAGCTGAGgaaagccgccgaggaatTCTGGCGGAgctgcgacggcgacgcgaacgccgtcgACCCAAACGCGACGTACGACACcgacctcgcgccggcgaggcccgcgaAACGGGCGAAAAAAACGAGAAAGCCGCGCGACCCGTCCCCTTACAACGTCTTCATACGCGAGGAGATTCCGAGGCTCAAGGCTGAGAACCCCGCGATGACGCACAAGGATGCGTtcaaggctgccgcgagGAACTGGGCCGGGTCCTCGCTCAACATGCGAAGCGCGGCGTACGTTCCCGACCCGGTgctcgccgcagccgccgcagccgcccaTGCCAACGTCCTTGACGCCCATGCCaacgtcaccgacgccgcgacgcgcgcggcgatcctgCAGAAGCTCAAGccccacctcctccgcggccgcgtggaggacgcgcgggccgaggcggcggcggcgaggcgttggGAGATGGACCTCACGACGACAAACGGGGTCGACGGACCGACGGGCGCAAAGGGAGTCGTCGATCGatacgccggcgacgcgtttgcGAGCGTACACGAGGGTCGTGACGAGCCGACGCATCGCGGACCGGTCAGGCCCAAGACGAGCTGGTCGAGCTATCGGTCCACGCACGAGGCGTTCGAGCCCATAGACTGA
- a CDS encoding predicted protein, which translates to MAERLEGQFGPEGASLLRSRLEPQEARTMTVTKQASAPVYLFLVGAVRAGPADEKNLSEMSIDPRPPALASRPASYSPLNEPSNPESFPQILFFSACVAGLVVGARPEFWTVERDVVPNGMGAALGGDVDDVLAFDDKWFPQGKTADEVKIDHASIGAENRKQEDFEPQSGFERWRGAPYWQHYTEMPVEYNLPRARMQAKDLVVATHTTDKDASKLFMASIHKHGLAASVSGVGTWWHSHEDKEIGLKASLLRLPADEDPLVILADSDDSMFTCDAEEMLSRFEELDADIVVGTETRCWPPEASHCGDGYKHLEEGVRAGMEVRSELGRVESSGDATHETKPTTRIWGDAGAIVGRRSALVKLLREFESFLEINPKYKADQGTGARWGAFYKSCKPFGVDTKAWREAVSARPPRAWIGYDDQMCLNRYLIERSKAKDVRVKLDRDGTLVHAVGGTSSQSYATDPKTGRPFWKATSKSPCVWHFNTPAAAEEMRPMIKEYPDAFV; encoded by the coding sequence ATGGCGGAGCGGCTCGAGGGCCAATTCGGCCCGGAGGGCGCGAGCCTGCTTCGGTCCAGGCTCGAGCCCCAGGAGGCTCGAACCATGACCGTGACAAAGcaggcgtcggcgccggtctACCTGtttctcgtcggcgcggtgcgtGCCGGTCCCGCGGATGAGAAAAATCTTTCGGAGATGTCCATCGacccgcgccctcccgcTTTGGCATCCCGTCCCGCGTCGTACTCGCCGCTGAACGAACCCTCGAACCCCGAATCATTCCCGCAGATTCTCTTCTTcagcgcgtgcgtcgccggcctggtcgtcggcgcgcggcccgAGTTCTGGAcagtcgagcgcgacgtcgtcccgaACGGGATGggagccgcgctcggcggggacgtcgacgacgtgctcgcgtTTGACGATAAGTGGTTCCCCCAGGGCAagaccgcggacgaggtcaaGATCGACCACGCCAGTATCGGCGCGGAGAATCGCAAACAGGAGGATTTCGAGCCCCAGAGCGGGTTCGAGCGGTGGAGGGGCGCGCCCTACTGGCAGCACTACACCGAGATGCCCGTCGAGTACAACCTTCCCAGGGCTCGGATGCAGGCGAAGGACCTGGTGGTGGCGACGCACACGACGGATAAGGACGCGTCGAAGCTGTTCATGGCGTCCATTCATAAGCAcgggctcgcggcgtcggtgtccGGGGTCGGAACCTGGTGGCACTCGCACGAGGACAAGGAGATTGGCCTGAAGGCGTCGCTCCTGCGCTTGCCCGCGGATGAGGATCCGCTGGTGATCCTcgccgactccgacgacaGCATGTTcacgtgcgacgcggaggagatgcTGTCGCGGTTCGAGGAACTCGACGccgacatcgtcgtcggcacggAGACGAGGTGTTGGCCGCCCGAGGCTTCGCACTGTGGGGACGGGTACAAGCacctcgaggagggcgtgcGAGCGGGGATGGAGGTGCGCTccgagctcgggcgcgtcgagaGCTCGGGTGACGCGACACACGAGACCAAACCAACCACCAGGATctggggcgacgcgggagccaTCGTGGGACGCAGGAGCGCGCTCGTCAAGCTCCTGAGGGAGTTCGAGTCCTTCCTAGAGATCAACCCCAAGTACAAGGCGGATCAagggacgggcgcgcggtggggcgCGTTTTACAAGTCGTGCAAGCCCTTCGGCGTGGACACCAAGGCGTGGAGGGAGGCGGTGAGCGccaggccgccgcgcgcgtggatcgGGTACGACGACCAGATGTGCCTCAACAGGTACCTCATCGAGCGATCCAAGGCTAAGGACGTCCGCGTGAAActggaccgcgacggcacgctcGTGCACGCCGTCGGAGGGACGTCGAGTCAATCGTacgcgacggacccgaaGACGGGACGGCCGTTCTGGAAGGCGACGAGCAAGTCGCCGTGCGTGTGGCACTTCaacacgcccgcggcggcggaggagatgcgGCCCATGATCAAGGAGTACCCAGACGCGTTCGTGTGA
- a CDS encoding predicted protein: protein MSETKTDGTIIVNVRLFATNKPDLKYLTRFQYKMPDQVKGPTVRLRLNPEVETVGSLKKKVEEARGTHPVEKLRKGGGPLGIVLEPDTATLASVGLTRDHSVWEYVWEDSEAESAKFEEELDTVRGYVHEFLLKHPDMPGAGRQTGEKKTEESTWTKKQRRKRQEMETAVAEYRKEKEKKEAAKRAAKAAKEAKAAEAAKAADATAA, encoded by the coding sequence ATGTCCGAGACCAAGACCGACGGGACCATCATCGTCAACGTCCGGCTGTTCGCCACCAACAAGCCGGACCTCAAGTACCTCACGCGCTTCCAGTACAAGATGCCCGATCAGGTGAAAGGCCCCACGGTGCGACTCAGGCTGAACCCCGAGGTTGAAACCGTCGGGTCTCTCAAGAAGaaggtcgaggaggcgcgcgggacgcacCCGGTGGAGAAACTCCGCAAGGGCGGCGGGCCCCTCGGCATCGTGCTCGAGCCCGACACCGCCACGCTCGCATCCGTGGGCCTGACCCGCGATCACAGCGTCTGGGAGTACGTCTGGGAGGACAGCGAGGCTGAGTCGGCCAagttcgaggaggagctcgacacCGTTCGCGGCTACGTCCACGAGTTCCTGCTCAAGCACCCGGACATGCCCGGGGCCGGCAGGCAGACGGGCGAGAAGAAGACCGAGGAGTCGACCTGGACCAAGAAGCAGCGACGCAAGCGCCAGGAGAtggagacggcggtggcggagtacaggaaggagaaggagaagaaggaggcggccaagagAGCCGCAAAGGCCGCAAAGGAAGCCAAAgccgcggaagccgccaaagccgccgacgcgaccgccgcgtga
- a CDS encoding predicted protein (Encodes a protein with hydroxyproline-rich glycoprotein (HRGP) motifs and Calcium/lipid binding domain.), whose protein sequence is MYDGMMDPGGGEFDPRPDLRCARGPPPVSPTRHPGVTTRPDPTRFRPRPSPLPVVRPEPSPDLSLPPVTRTSGTWETYAVDNQEPFLRAFGSAFHTGAPALVRPKELHVLTHDRDGGALEDTLVLGDTAVVNRTRIGRACEIVGPDGAAMTVTARWDGDVWVEVDDALVMETRRWREGELLVVARTVTNDDGTLVTSKAFMGAPRKRAAAFEAASPGAVLALSPPGGPNLPMLSSVSQSSAAKGKTAKKGGREDGDFDDSRSDSGSVYSQVMDAARGFVFGESSPGAGAGGGELAQISRGGAGARRAAEFFGLDPARAPLCGAFPCSLKGATGHLYIFEFHVGFGAVHLTDVNQWGTPAKLVNNLEISGAAKMTIGLSTGAILTFDDVEDRDAAYDCMVNMLEKIPPSPDEEIHGGDPDHRVPVPLRLGFEPERYVIVHFATTEFLPESCAGCVPIAIAAMGRYGTAIPSGGVWTPGVYSPFNRTLVFPAAEADLAADAVDVTVMAGGLGDGGQTVGKITLPLSIMPRTRAGANEVKKNPWTVGVKSMDEDEEDATGRRVSDDFSDEHGKTPGKQRRISARKAPPGELTIAAWIGTTADVNELGGGVITAKLSSSDAAKPAVVRVPPAVSRVTVNVHAVRGVAARSLLSRIDEDGVGDVDRDVDDSVELTCRLAIGEQVHVTSPASHSPTEQASWPAADSLPATFTAPEPRSGLLNIDLCVGPDGEKSIGRVDVDLASLQLRPREGARPRRHWIKLRAPPASADASSDAGASTRGTSVRSRGSSSRVRSKRRSGDAGGGFFGGFFGAGQQSVPSTVYEEGESETDDGYSDDETGYTETDFTGETDFTGETDEEEYFGEILVDGFVDEGCGPTAAIGKKAPLGELSLEILSIRGCTPEGSGRKSEPAVMLKLGGSWAHLPAAAGGAPAEWRREIVAAVYDGSDCAEIGVFDQSAEDLTPLGFVNVPVRKLPRGYPMVSTLALGGAKESNPHAEITIRARFKPLVSRGAQLFQSMSPPLPISAYVHGARKGTEDGGVGVDELVRQQRELALESLLEGPAPLPEPMVRAMLPRPKPDAATQKAAAKGVKACVVRIAASLETYRLELAFVRRAITWESPVAAGFLHVFIIWVLFNPGAVFPCAALWLAIRMMVHKRPGRWTLLGADKSHAAGSFDVGVAPPGSKLAGSEVAGLVGKPPSIVGSSVGGAVVAMSKRAHTSAFRALGVNPGVDAYEGCVQTAYWAQALARHAVPAAEALHDLVTWRDAGKSNAFMTFCFGASFFTIWVKLRVVVLVACFVALRHPVLWKPATRPFRLALAAE, encoded by the coding sequence ATGTACGACGGCATGATGGacccgggcgggggcgagttCGACCCCCGACCCGACCTCAGGTGCGCTCGCGGCCCCCCGCCGGTCTCCCCGACACGACACCCGGGTGTTACAACGAGACCAGATCCCACGCGAtttcgcccccgcccctcccccctccccgtcgtccgtcCCGAACCGTCCCCTGACCTCTCCCTTCCCCCCGTCACGCGCACCAGCGGCACGTGGGAGACGTACGCGGTGGACAACCAGGAGCCCTtcctccgcgcgttcggctCCGCGTTCCAcaccggcgcccccgcgttgGTCCGCCCGAAGGAGCTCCACGTCCTGACgcacgaccgcgacgggggcgcgctggaggacACGCTCGTGCTGGGCGACACCGCGGTGGTGAACCGCACGCGCATCGGCAGGGCGTGCGAGATCGTGGggcccgacggcgccgccatgACGGTCACCGCGAGGTGGGACGGGGACGTCTGGGTCGAAGttgacgacgcgctcgtgatGGAGACGCGAAGgtggcgcgagggcgagctgcTCGTGGTGGCGCGAACGGTGaccaacgacgacggcacgctGGTCACGAGCAAGGCTTTCatgggcgcgccgaggaagagggcggcggcgttcgaggcggcgtccccgggcgcggtgctcgcgctctcgccgccgggcggaCCGAATTTGCCGATGCTCTCATCCGTCTCTCAGTCCTCGGCGGCCAAGGGGAAAaccgcgaagaagggcggccgcgaggacggcgacttCGACGACTCCAGGAGCGACTCCGGGTCCGTGTACTCGCAGgtgatggacgccgcgcgcgggttcgtgTTCGGGGAGTCCAGCcccggggcgggggcgggcggcggcgagctggcTCAAATTTccaggggcggcgcgggcgcgaggcgcgcggctgAGTTCTTCGGCTTGGaccccgcgcgtgcgccgctGTGCGGCGCTTTCCCTTGCTCGCTCAAGGGCGCGACCGGGCACCTGTACATATTCGAGTTTCACGTCGGGTTTGGCGCCGTACACCTCACCGACGTCAACCAGTGGGGCACGCCGGCTAAGCTCGTCAACAACCTCGAGAtatccggcgcggcgaagatgacCATCGGGCTATCCACCGGGGCGATTCTCaccttcgacgacgtcgaggaccgcgacgcggcgtacgacTGCATGGTTAACATGCTCGAGAAGATCCCCCCGTCCCCGGACGAGGAGATCCACGGCGGTGACCCGGACCACCGGGTACCCGTGCCCCTTCGGCTCGGCTTTGAGCCCGAGCGGTACGTCATCGTTCACTTCGCGACTACCGAGTTCCTTCCCGAGTCGTGCGCGGGGTGCGTTCccatcgcgatcgccgccatGGGCAGGTACGGCACCGCGATTCCGAGCGGCGGGGTGTGGACCCCCGGCGTGTACTCCCCGTTCAATCGCACGCTGGTtttccccgccgccgaggctgacctcgcggcggatgcggtggACGTCACGGTGATGGCGGGCGGGTTGGGAGACGGGGGGCAGACCGTGGGAAAGATCACGCTGCCTCTGTCGATCatgccgaggacgcgcgcgggtgcgaaCGAGGTGAAGAAGAACCCGTGGACGGTCGGGGTCAAGTCGATGGATGAAGACGAagaggacgcgacgggacgaAGGGTCAGCGACGATTTCAGCGACGAACACGGCAAGACGCCGGGAAAGCAGCGCCGGATATCGGCGCGGAAAGCCCCCCCGGGAGAGCtcaccatcgccgcgtggATCGGTaccaccgcggacgtcaacgagctcggcggcggcgtcatcacCGCCAAGCTCTCTTCAAGTgacgccgccaagcccgcggtTGTCAGGGTACCGCCCGCGGTTTCCCGCGTCACCGTCAACGTTCAcgcggtccgcggcgtcgccgccagaAGCCTCCTCTCCCggatcgacgaggacggtgtcggcgacgtggaccgcgacgtggacgattCCGTGGAGCTCACGTGTCGCCTCGCCATCGGCGAGCAGGTCCACGTcacgtcccccgcgtcgcatTCCCCGACGGAGCAGGCGTCctggcccgccgccgactcaCTCCCCGCGACATTCACAGCGCCGGAGCCCAGGAGCGGCCTCCTCAACATCGACCTCTGCGtcggccccgacggcgagaagagcatcgggcgcgtcgacgtcgacctcgcgtccTTACAGCTGCGCCCGAGGGAGGGCGCACGACCGCGGAGGCACTGGATCAAGCTcagggcgccgcccgcgagcgcggacgcgtcgtcagacgcgggcgcctcgaCTCGGGGGACCAGCGTGCGAAGCCgcggttcgtcgtcgcgcgttcgGTCCAAGCGCCGGTCCGGAGACGCGGGTGGCGGGTTCTTCGGCGGGTTCTTCGGGGCCGGCCAGCAGTCCGTGCCCAGCACGGTgtacgaggagggcgagtccgagacggacgacgggtactcggacgacgagacgggATACACCGAGACGGATTTCACCGGTGAGACGGATTTCACCGgggagacggacgaggaggaataCTTTGGGGAGATTCTCGTGGACGGGTTCGTGGACGAGGGGTGCggacccaccgccgcgatcggtAAGAAGGCGCCGCTGGGCGAGCTGTCGCTCGAGATCCTCTCCATCCGCGGCTGCACCCCCGAGGGAAGCGGGAGGAAATCGGAGCCCGCGGTTATGCTCAAGCTCGGCGGTTCGTGGGCGcacctccccgccgcggctggcggcgcccccgcggagtGGCGCCgcgagatcgtcgccgcggtgtacGACGGCTCGGACTGCGCCGAGATTGGCGTCTTCGACCAGTCCGCCGAGGACCTCACGCCGCTGGGTTTCGTCAACGTGCCAGTCAGGAAACTTCCCCGCGGGTACCCGATGGTCTCcaccctcgccctcggcggcgcgaaggaaTCTAACCCCCACGCGGAGATTACCATCCGCGCCAGGTTCAAGCCGCTGGTCTCAcgcggcgcacagctgttCCAGAGCATGTCACCGCCCCTCCCAATCTCCGCGtacgtccacggcgcgcgtAAGGGcaccgaggacggcggcgtgggcgtcgacgagctcgtgagGCAGCAGCGGGAGCTCGCGCTTGAATCCCTCCTCGAGGGACCCGCGCCTCTGCCCGAGCCGATGGTTCGCGCCATGCTCCCGCGGCCCAAACCCGATGCCGCCACtcagaaggcggcggcgaagggcgtcAAGGCTTGCGTCGTGaggatcgccgcgtcgctcgagacGTACAGGCTGGAGCTGGCGTTTGTCCGCCGGGCGATCACGTGGGAgagccccgtcgccgccggattTTTACACGTGTTCATCATCTGGGTTCTCTTCAACCCGGGCGCGGTGTTcccgtgcgcggcgctgtgGCTCGCGATCCGCATGATGGTGCACAAGCGCCCCGGGCGGTGgaccctcctcggcgcggacaagtcccacgccgcgggcagctttgacgtcggcgtcgcgcccccggggTCCAAGCTCGCGGGGTCCGAGGTGGCCGGGCTGGTCGGcaagccgccgtcgatcgtGGGATCcagcgtgggcggcgcggtggtggccATGAGCAAACGCGCGCACACGTCCGCGTTCAGGGCGCTGGGTGTCAacccgggcgtggacgcgtacGAGGGGTGCGTGCAGACGGCGTACTGggcgcaggcgctggcgaggcacgccgtgcccgcggcggaggcgcttcACGACTTGGTGAcgtggcgcgacgcgggcaaGAGTAACGCGTTCATGACGTTCTGCTTCGGCGCGAGCTTCTTCACGATCTGGGTGAAGCTGAGGGTGGTGGTGCTGGTGGCGTGCTTCGTGGCGTTGAGGCACCCGGTGCTGTggaagccggcgacgcggccgttcCGACTCGCGTTGGCCGCGGAATGA
- a CDS encoding predicted protein, with translation MTSPTSYHHTIDIALDPPLASAGEANLWVEITTGAGSDPGGLSHAAPTGGRPEASRPTLVLSRVDGDGTEQRFALPHGARAEGIRAKRRKSGYQLRVTVPVVEDPAADAPTAEEPTATKEEQAGREEEAAQEPIRPDGPSCSGSDSLDDALTSQRSRHLAALDFGPGCDACVAIGEPGDRRVVATRSIARGECVVFEAPVAAVKAGEPVASDALAAAFCGDANRRDGLLGGVNSAGGKGSPRRGGSQVEIPSMGAIIGEHAHACADDDVANGGVRCATPGLFPWGGGARNGGGGSKTRRRTTEFAGGRVPNEWLLTHQLLEARATLCANEGEGGGTPIGSMREWAGEYASKAPASDAAERRRDEEVAESLAREIGGGVTAEDVAAVHAAVCANAFALEAMCTRLNYGAGFFRAAAYVNHSCDPNCLSLRLGGNMAIFAARDVAAGEELTHSYLPSHQLLLPSAARRPLLTFDCACPRCARNVNVPASALENGASIWDTPLAAAAIEIRTVALACGGDRPHDVLDAFRREVLEAPGAREALAVCPPQAAVSLLEPVLDAHWRAALNAGGSQVRVGVDGDDHSAAQLAAPPAATAAVAARAWRDAIGAMRGDAANEGVGVAAAAEQTYAAAEVTAFMLDACGGTSDDGGSDVELEVEGSIPAVDASTARRALMYLVAAHGDSLACAQEDTLCLRAMPAASAAAEAFERLVAEAAMLRLREPGDSATLPPMQKAGSPEKAGSPAPEKAKAKKRGGNRAKAKDEKESTPETNTGSEDNTGSEGSDGSKKASKKRERVKKKCPHGRQKYLCKDCGGTGICEHGRQKAWCRDCGVNTGELAAHYSEKRKGYKRVYRLRQKEKERRASSRSPSPEDGAEAADRGEQEPAPAPAPAPAPEPEPVVASKPERAPAANIPIATPVFIMPNEIAVEAHRMGRIVSHARLDAGWDGPHGPDWSNRSPDAGDSGATSTAVHHRPDTHPAGSSDSHEHDGAADLVAQINAWTAVTNSSDDAAGSPGGGAGFASQSRTTAAGLVALLGKAEKDVAIARFIAALAKPSSPSSSPSSSEAEHDGSRKSRKRSATQKLPPPETKLFPPSSKYVSHKALGVSLCFEKGVLDCVHVYADAVDGFSGYRHELPHGLRLTHDPETGAKPDCGRTVVERLGEPTQKGGTGRQIWMTYEHLGLKVDLAAVDWEDGDAPVTGASIWVA, from the exons ATGACCTCCCCAACCTCTTATCACCACACCATAGACATAGCCTTggacccgccgctcgcgagcgcgggcgaggccAATCTGTGGGTGGAGATAACCACGGGCGCAGGGTCGGATCCCGGAGGGTTATCCCACGCGGCGCCAACGGGTGGCAGGCCCGAAGCATCGCGGCCGACGCTGGTGCTGTCCAgggtggacggcgacgggacggagCAGCGGTTCGCGCTTCCACACG gcgcgcgcgcggagggcatCCGCGCCAAGAGGCGTAAGAGCGGCTACCAGCTGAGGGTcaccgtccccgtcgtcgaggatcccgcggcggacgcacCCACCGCCGAGGAACCCACCGCGACGAAAGAAGAACAAGCCggccgagaagaagaagccgcgCAGGAGCCGATCCGCCCCGACGGGCCGTCCTGCTCCGGCTCCGACTCACTCGACGATGCGCTCACATCGCAGCGCTCGCgacacctcgccgccctggacTTTGGCCCGGgctgcgacgcgtgcgtggcGATCGGCGAACCGGGCGACAGGCGCGTGGTGGCTACGAGATCCATCGCGAGAGGCGAGTGCGTCGTCTTcgaggcgcccgtcgcggcggtcaaggCGGGGGAGCCGGTGGCCAGCgatgccctcgccgccgctttctgcggcgacgcgaaccgtcgcgacggtctcctcggcggcgtcaactCGGCGGGTGGGaagggctcgccgcggcgcggcgggtcgcagGTTGAGATCCCGTCCATGGGCGCCATCATCGGCGAGCACGCGCACGCgtgcgcggacgacgacgtcgccaacgggGGCGTTCGATGCGCCACGCCCGGCCTGTTCCcttggggcggcggcgcgcggaacggcggcggcgggagcaagacgaggcgacgaacgacggAGTTTGCCGGGGGCCGGGTTCCGAACGAGTGGCTGCTGACGCACCAGCTGCTCGAAGCCCGCGCGACGCTGTGCGCGAACGAGGGAGAGGGAGGGGGCACCCCAATAGGGAGCATGCGGGAGTGGGCCGGCGAGTACGCGTCGaaggcgccggcgtcggacgcggcggagcgacgacgcgacgaggaggtggccgaGTCGCTCGCCAGGGAaatcggcgggggcgtcaccgccgaggacgtcgccgcggttcacgcggcggtgtgcgccaacgcgttcgcgctggaggcgatgTGCACCAGGCTAAACTACGGCGCCGGTTtcttccgcgccgccgcgtacgttAACCACAGCTGCGACCCCAACTGCTTGTccctgcgcctcggcgggaACATGGCGAttttcgccgcgagggacgtggcggcgggcgaggagctgACGCACTCGTACCTGCCGTCGCACCAGCTGCTGctgccgagcgcggcgaggcgaccgcTGCTCACGTTCGACTGCGCGTGCCCGAGGTGCGCACGAAACGTGAACGtacccgcgtcggcgttggAGAATGGCGCGTCGATCTGGGACaccccgctcgcggccgccgcgattgAGATTCGAACCGTCGCGTtggcgtgcggcggcgaccgaccTCACGACGTTCTGGACGCCTTCCGACGAgaggtgctcgaggcgccgggcgcgagggaggcgctcgccgtctgCCCGCCGCAGGCTGCCGTCTCTTTGCTCGAACCAGTGCTGGACGCGCactggcgcgcggcgttgaacGCGGGGGGCAGCCAGGTacgggtcggcgtcgacggcgacgatcactcggcggcacagctggcggcgccccccgcggcgacggcggcggtggcggcgcgggcgtggagAGACGCGATAGGAGCGATGAGAGGGGACGCCGCCAATGAAGGCGTCggggtggccgccgccgccgagcagacgtacgccgcggctgagGTGACGGCGTTCATGTTGGACGCGTGCGGGGGGACGTCCGATGATGGGGGTtccgacgtcgagctcgaggtcgAGGGTTCGATTCCtgccgtggacgcgtcgacggcgaggcgagcgctCATGTACCTGGTGGCTGCGCACGGGGATtcgctcgcgtgcgcgcaGGAGGATACGCTGTGCCTgcgcgcgatgcccgcggcgtcggcggcggctgaggcgttcgagcggctcgtcgcggaggcggcgatgctgCGGCTGCGGGAGCCTGGGGACTCGgcgacgctcccgccgaTGCAAAAGGCGGGGTCGCCTGAGAAGGcggggtcgccggcgcctgAGAAGGCAAAGGCGAAGAAGCGGGGCGGCAACCGGGCGAAGGCCAAGGACGAGAAGGAGtcgacgccggagacgaaCACGGGTTCCGAGGATAACACGGGTTCCGAGGGATCGGACGGGTCGAAGAAGGCTTCGAAAAAGAGGGAGCGGGTCAAGAAAAAGTGCCCGCACGGCAGGCAAAAGTACCTCTGCAAGGACTGCGGCGGGACCGGGATATGCGAGCACGGGCGGCAGAAGGCGTGGTGCAGGGACTGCGGCGTGAAcaccggcgagctcgccgcgcactaCTCCGAGAAGCGCAAGGGATACAAGCGCGTCTACCGACTCCGCCAGAAGGAAAAGGAGCGGCGGGCCTCGTCcaggtcgccctcgcccgaggacggcgccgaggctgccgaccgcggcgagcaggagccggcaccggcaccggcaccggcaccggcaccggagccggagccggtcGTCGCTTCCAagcccgagcgcgcccccgcggcgaacatCCCCATCGCAACTCCCGTGTTCATCATGCCCAACGAGAtcgcggtcgaggcgcaCCGCATGGGCCGGATCGTCTCGCACGCgcgactcgacgccggcTGGGACGGACCCCACGGACCCGATTGGTCGAACCGGTcccccgacgcgggcgacagCGGCGCCACCTCCACGGCGGTGCACCACCGTCCCGACACGCACCCCGCGGGCAGCAGCGACAGCCACGagcacgacggcgcggcggatctcgTCGCGCAGATCAACGCGTGGACGGCGGTGACCAACTCGTCCGACGACGCAGCGGGCTCCCCCGGGGGGGGCGCTGGGTTCGCGAGTCAGTCGAgaaccaccgccgcgggactCGTGGCGCTCCTCGGtaaggcggagaaggacgtcgcgatcgcgcggttcatcgccgcgctcgccaagccgtcgtcgccgtcgtcgtcgccgtcctcctcggaggCTGAGCACGACGGCTCGCGCAAGTCACGCAAGCGCTCCGCCACGCAAaagctgccgccgcccgagacCAAACTCttcccgccgtcgtccaagTACGTCTCGCACAAGGCCCTCGGGGTGTCGCTGTGCTTCGAGAAGGGGGTTTTGGACTGCGTGCACGTgtacgcggacgccgtggacgggTTCTCGGGGTACAGGCACGAGCTGCCGCACGGGCTGAGGCTGACGCACGACCCGGAGACTGGCGCCAAGCCCGACTGCGGCCGGACGGTGGTGGAGAGGCTCGGGGAGCCGACGCAGAAGGGCGGGACGGGGAGGCAGATATGGATGACGTACGAGCACCTCGGGCTGAAGGTTGacctggcggcggtggactgGGAGGATGGAGACGCGCCCGTGACGGGAGCCTCCATCTGGGTCGCGTGA